The segment TCACCGTCAGAAGCAATTGGCGAAAAGTGGTCTGGTGATTCACAGTTCTCATGGGGATTTCCGTTCCCCGGTCCAAACCCTGACTCCGGGTCAGCAAGGGGGCCCCTTTGATGTGGTGCTGTTGGCTGTGAAGGCATATCATCTGGAACAGGCCATCCAAGATCTGATTCCATATATGGGGGATGACACTGTCATTCTGCCCCTGTTGAACGGAATGGTCCACTTGGATCGGTTGGAGGAGGCTTTCTCCCCCGGACAGGTGCTGGGGGGGCTTTGCTTGATCGAAGCCACCCTGAATGGTGCAGGTGAGGTGAAGCACTTCGGTGAGCGGCATCATCTCTTTTTCGGGGAGAGGGACGGGTCTGAATCGGTACGGGTCAGGAGAGTGGAACAGGCGATGGAAGGAGCCCGTTTTGAAGGGATCAAAAGCGGAGAGATTCTGCGCAGGATGTGGGAAAAATATTTGTTTCTCGCCACTTTCAGCGGGGTTACATCCTTGATGAACAGTTCCATCGGACCCATACTGGAGACAGGGGAGGGATCCTCCCTCACGCGGAGACTGCTCGATGAGATCGCCTGTGCGGCCCGCCATCGGGAGCCATCCCTGGATGATGCCCTGGTGAAAAAGGTGTATGAAATGATCCGGTTCCTCGAACCGTCGATGAAATCCTCCATGTTGCGGGATATGGAAAAAGGGGCTCCAGTGGAAGGGGAACACCTGCAAGGGGTGCTTCTGAGGATGGCGGGGAAAGAGGCGGACCTTCCCTTGCTGAGCACGGTGTACAACCGTCTGCAAATCTATGAGGCCAATCGCCAGCAGGAAGTGACTCATTCTTAATTGACAAAGAGGGAACCACCGGCCACAGGGGGTTCCCTCTTTCGCTGGGAGCACCTTACCCCCGCATGCGAAGTTGATGGTTGAGTTGTTCAGCTTTGGACAGGGCGTTCAGATCCCGCAGGACATCTCCGGGATTGTTTCCGTTGCCGATGATGTAGTTGGTAAATTCGATGCCCATAAATTCGAAAATCCAGTAGAATTGCTGGATGAGGGGAAATCCTTTGATGTGGGGATCATCCCCTCCGGTCACCACGACAATCGCTTCCTTTTCGCTCATGCGATCTTTAAAGGTCATATCGCTGTAATATGTAGACCAGCGGTCGATGAAGTTTTTCAGAATCCCGGGCATGCCGTACCAATAAATCGGTGTTGCAAAGAGGAACATATCATGATTCAGTATCTCCCGAATCAACTTGGCATGATCGTCATGGACCGGTTTGAACCCTTCGGGGTCGTGGCGGAAGTCCCGGATCGGCTCGATATGATGATCTTTCAGATGAATTTTGGTGCAGTCCAAACCTTCCACCACAATATCTGCCAACAATTCAGAGTTTCCCTGCCTGCGGGTGCTGCAGTACAAAGCCAGAATGCTCATGGATCCCCAACCAACCTTTCTCTCAAACTCACTTCCGTCCGGGATAACCACTCCTCATATCATAGCCGAAGAAAGGTGGATTGGCGAGAGGATGGATGGAATTTCCCATTTCAGGAGGTATAGATTGGGAACTCGCAGCTGGCGAATCATCGGCATCAATGAATATCCTGTTTTTTGAAATGACCGCCCTTCACATCATGGATATCTCCAAAGGCCAAAAAGGCCTCCGGATCGATTTCATCCACAATGGACTTCAATTTGGCTTCTTCCAGTCGGGTGACGATACAGAAGATCACCTTCTTTTCGTCCCCACTGTAACCCCCTTCCCCGTGAAGGTAGGTGACACCCCGTCCCAGGCGGCGGAGAAGGGCATTTCCGATCTCCCGGTGTTGGTCACTGATGATCCAGACGGACTTGGTCGACTCAAAACCATCGATGGTCAGGTCCATCATTTTAAAGGCGATAAAGTAAGCCATCAATGAGTACATCGCGTGATCCCATCCGAACACAAACCCGGCGCTTCCCAGAATGAACAGGTTCATCACCATCACGGTTTCCCCGACGGAGAAGGGCAGTTTTTTATTGAAGAGGATGGCCAGAATCTCTGTGCCGTCCAGGGAGCCGCCGTAGCGGATGACCAATCCGACACCGATTCCCAGGATGACACCGCCGAAGACAGCCGCCAGCAGCGGGTCATCGGTCAGGGGTTCCACCGGGTGGAGCAGGGCGGTTCCCACCGAGAGAACAGCGACTCCAAACAGTGTGGATAAGGCGAAGGTTTTCCCGATTTGTTTGTAGCCGAGGAAGAAGAAGGGGAGATTGAGGAGGAACAGAAAAATACCCAATTTGGCTCCACTCAGGTAAGAAAAGATCATGGAGATTCCGGTGATTCCCCCGTCAATCACCTGATTGGGGGCCAGGAATATTTCCAGGCCGACGGCCACCAGGGTGGCACCGACCAGGATCATGACCACCCGTTTCAATAAATTGCTGCCGCTCATCTTCCTGTGTTCACTTTTACCTGTGACAGACTCCGTACTTCCCAAACGAACACCCCTTCTCTGAACATTGTTTTCCTTTTACAGGCTGAACTTTCCTGCTCAATAGTATAATTGCAAACGGACCGGATCATTGCAAGAAAAAACCTCCGACAAACTGCTCGGAGGGAGTCTTCAGCTTTCGGCCAGGATGGTCTGGATCTGGTTGATCAACAGGCCGACCGCCACCTGGTTATAGCCCCCTTCGGGGATAATCAGATCGGCGTAGCGTTTGCCGGGTTCAATAAATTGCAGGTGCATCGGACGGACGACGGTGAGATACTGCTGAATCACCGAATCCAGTGTCCGGCCGCGATTCTTCACATCCCGTTCCAAGCGGCGCAGGATCCGCACATCGGCATCGGTATCCACAAACACCTTGATGTCCATCAGCTCACGGAGGCGTTCATCCTCCAGAATCAAGATCCCTTCCAGAATGATCACATCTTTGGGCTCCACCGGAATCCTTCGATCTGCCCGGGTGTGAAGGGTATAATCGTAGACGGGCTTTTGGATGGGGATTCGCTTCAGCAGTTGCTGCAAATGAGAGATGAGCAACTCCGTGTCAAAGGCGAAGGGATGATCATAATTGGTGTGAATCCGCTCTTCCAAGGGCAGGTGAGACTGGTCTTTGTAATAGGCATCTTGTTCAATCAGTGCGACAGAATCGGAAAACCGCTCGCAGATATTGCGGGCGACAGTGGTCTTGCCGGAACCGCTCCCCCCGGCAACCCCGATGATGATCGGTCTCTTCATGGATAATCCCTTTCTGATCCTTCGGTCTGTGGAAATCACTTTGCTGATCATAGCAATTTCGGGAGTTTTTTTCAAGAACGCGGTCACGCTATGCACTCACCAGTACAAGTCTCGCCTAGGTCACTCCGTTCCCGGTCTCGCTATGCAGGGAGGGTTGGGTTTCACGGAGTGATTTTGGATCGTCAGAACAACGAAAACGACATGTGAAACCCAATCCCGACCGACCCGGCCAGCACTCATTCACAACGCTTCTAATGGGAGCGAAGCGACCCTGGGCACGACTTGTGCCCTCTGGGTATGACGGTTTTTCCACAATGCCTTTGGGAAAAAGAGAAAATCCCCCTTCGGATGGGGGATCCTTCAATAACCGATTGATTTAGTCCGTTGGTCCCGCCTGGCGGATGATATCGCTTACATCAGGGAAACGCTCAAAGTTCTCCCGGAATCGGCGAGCCAGCTCCCGGGCTTTGACATCGTAAGCGCGGGGATCGGACCAGGTGTTTCGCGGAAACAGGACCTCAGAGGGAACACCGGGACACCGATCGGGAATCTGTACACCAAACACGGGATCGGGAGTGAAGGAAGCTTTCTCCAGGGAACCGTCCAGAGCGGCCCGGACCATGGACCGCGTATAAGCGAGTTTCATCCGTTCTCCTTCCCCGTAGGGGCCGCCGGACCAGCCGGTGTTCACCAAGTAGACGCGAACCTGGTGGCGGTCGATTTTTTCGCCCAGCATCTCCGCATAGACACTGGCGGGACGGGGGAGAAAGGGAGCGCCGAAACAGGTGGAGAAGGTGGCTTCCGGTTGGGTGATTCCCCGTTCCGTTCCGGCCAGCTTACTGGTGTAACCCGACAGAAAGTGGTACATGGCCTGCTCGGGGGTCAGCTTGGCGATGGGGGGGAGCACACCGAAGGCATCTGCTGTCAGGAAAATAATCACATCGGGATGACCACCCACACCGGGAATCCTGGCCGACGGGATATGTTCGATCGGGTAAGCGGCCCGGGTGTTTTCCGTCAAGGAACTGTCGTCATAATGGGCGTGACGGTCATCGTCAACCACAACGTTTTCCAATACGGCCCCGAACCGGATCGCATCCCAGATCTGAGGCTCTTTCTCTTTGGAGAGGTGGATGCATTTGGCATAGCACCCGCCCTCAATGTTGAAGATGCCTCCATCGGACCAGCCGTGTTCGTCGTCCCCGATCAGGCTCCGCTTGGGATCGGCGGACAAGGTGGTCTTTCCGGTTCCGGAAAGTCCGAAGAAGAGGGCGCTGTTTCCATCGCTGTCCATGTTGGCGGAACAATGCATGGGAAGTACATTCTGTTCCGGCAACAAATAATTCATCACACTGAAGATGGATTTCTTCATTTCACCGGCATACTCCGTGCCACCGATGAGAATCACCCGACGTTCCAGGCTGACAGCGATAAACGTTTCCGAACGGGTACCATCCTTTTGCGGGTTCGCCTGAAATCCGGGGGCACTGATGACGGTGAACCGGGGTTGATGTTCTTTCAGCTCTTCCTCCGTGGGACGGACAAAGAGTTGTCTGGCAAACAGGTTGTGCCATGCATACTCATTGATCACCCGGATGGGAAGGCGGTACCGGGAATCAGCACCGGCAAAACCGTCAAAAATAAATACATCCCGTTCCCTGAGATAATCTTGCACCCGTTGGAACAGGTGTTCAAATGTTCCGGGATCCATGGGGCGGTTGATGTCTCCCCAATCGATCTGATCCCGGATGTCCGGATCCTCGACCAGATATTTATCCTTGGGGGAGCGTCCC is part of the Kroppenstedtia eburnea genome and harbors:
- a CDS encoding ketopantoate reductase family protein, which translates into the protein MLLLRFLVVGAGAVGGYFGGRLMENGQDVTFLVRPHRQKQLAKSGLVIHSSHGDFRSPVQTLTPGQQGGPFDVVLLAVKAYHLEQAIQDLIPYMGDDTVILPLLNGMVHLDRLEEAFSPGQVLGGLCLIEATLNGAGEVKHFGERHHLFFGERDGSESVRVRRVEQAMEGARFEGIKSGEILRRMWEKYLFLATFSGVTSLMNSSIGPILETGEGSSLTRRLLDEIACAARHREPSLDDALVKKVYEMIRFLEPSMKSSMLRDMEKGAPVEGEHLQGVLLRMAGKEADLPLLSTVYNRLQIYEANRQQEVTHS
- a CDS encoding flavodoxin family protein, with product MSILALYCSTRRQGNSELLADIVVEGLDCTKIHLKDHHIEPIRDFRHDPEGFKPVHDDHAKLIREILNHDMFLFATPIYWYGMPGILKNFIDRWSTYYSDMTFKDRMSEKEAIVVVTGGDDPHIKGFPLIQQFYWIFEFMGIEFTNYIIGNGNNPGDVLRDLNALSKAEQLNHQLRMRG
- the udk gene encoding uridine kinase — its product is MKRPIIIGVAGGSGSGKTTVARNICERFSDSVALIEQDAYYKDQSHLPLEERIHTNYDHPFAFDTELLISHLQQLLKRIPIQKPVYDYTLHTRADRRIPVEPKDVIILEGILILEDERLRELMDIKVFVDTDADVRILRRLERDVKNRGRTLDSVIQQYLTVVRPMHLQFIEPGKRYADLIIPEGGYNQVAVGLLINQIQTILAES
- a CDS encoding YitT family protein — its product is MSGSNLLKRVVMILVGATLVAVGLEIFLAPNQVIDGGITGISMIFSYLSGAKLGIFLFLLNLPFFFLGYKQIGKTFALSTLFGVAVLSVGTALLHPVEPLTDDPLLAAVFGGVILGIGVGLVIRYGGSLDGTEILAILFNKKLPFSVGETVMVMNLFILGSAGFVFGWDHAMYSLMAYFIAFKMMDLTIDGFESTKSVWIISDQHREIGNALLRRLGRGVTYLHGEGGYSGDEKKVIFCIVTRLEEAKLKSIVDEIDPEAFLAFGDIHDVKGGHFKKQDIH
- the pckA gene encoding phosphoenolpyruvate carboxykinase (ATP), which translates into the protein MKTHTNANHSVELQLDGNVHLNLTTPQLVEKALERREGILTTTGAFRAVTGKFTGRSPKDKYLVEDPDIRDQIDWGDINRPMDPGTFEHLFQRVQDYLRERDVFIFDGFAGADSRYRLPIRVINEYAWHNLFARQLFVRPTEEELKEHQPRFTVISAPGFQANPQKDGTRSETFIAVSLERRVILIGGTEYAGEMKKSIFSVMNYLLPEQNVLPMHCSANMDSDGNSALFFGLSGTGKTTLSADPKRSLIGDDEHGWSDGGIFNIEGGCYAKCIHLSKEKEPQIWDAIRFGAVLENVVVDDDRHAHYDDSSLTENTRAAYPIEHIPSARIPGVGGHPDVIIFLTADAFGVLPPIAKLTPEQAMYHFLSGYTSKLAGTERGITQPEATFSTCFGAPFLPRPASVYAEMLGEKIDRHQVRVYLVNTGWSGGPYGEGERMKLAYTRSMVRAALDGSLEKASFTPDPVFGVQIPDRCPGVPSEVLFPRNTWSDPRAYDVKARELARRFRENFERFPDVSDIIRQAGPTD